AAGGGGAGATGTATTCGTTCAATCGGAACAAACTAGGATAGAGGGTATTTTGAAAGGAAAACTATCGAACGAAAAGAAACGCACGATGGAGGAGAAACGGAATATCCTCCATTCGTTCTTGCACAGAGACGAATTGTGAAGGAACTACAACTTTTATGAGATACATTACAAACAATGTCGCCGTATGCCTCAGTGCGGAAGTAACATCGCGTTAATGTTTCATGTCCAACGAACACTTGAATCGCGATATTTTTTCAGCAGCTCGTTTCTCGCACATTGAGACGAAACGAGACGAAACGATCGACCTGACGTGACGCGACGATACGAAAGGACAGTGGACACGAGTCTCGTTCACTCCAAACATTCCAATATTCTTCACTGTAATTTGTGTAGCCGTATAACAGATTAAGAAAATACGattagaagaaataaaatatttaaaagtagtCAGTCGCAAACGTAAATGACTACACGAGTTTTTGATATCAATCATTATGGGTTTTGTTCGGAAACAGGACCGCGTATGTATGTGATACATTTATTACCTATCTACATAAGAATTTGAAGGAAATCTAGCGAAATTGTAATCGAATAAATTCCCTTGCTTTTGAAATTTAGACGGCTCTTACGTTtattaatttctcatttccgtTAAATTTAACGTCTGTTTCCGTTACAGCGTATCTTTGTATGTATAGTATAAATGCTAAAACATCTTCCGTTAAAAAATCACAGATAACATGCAACATTCGTATAAATATTGTCTTATTCGTAAACTGAATATTTATTCCGCCTGTCTGTGAACGTTATTGCTAAAAACTTTCCCTACATTACGTTCGATGCTCAAATAGTTAAGCATATGCATGCGCCTATGTTTACGTCGGAATGTGTATTTGTAGTTTAAGACGTCCGTCCAATCGGCACATGGTTATCTACTTTTTCCCTCCCAACTCCTTAACCTGTAACTGCTCAAGTTCGTGCGATACTTTGTCCATGCTTTCTTCCGTCTTCGTCTGTTTCGCGATGTCGTCTGATTTTCCAACTTCGTTATTTTGAACTTTCAAACTTCCGTCTTCCGtcgttttcttcgtttgttcttcATTGTCGGTACTTTCACTGTAACTTACATCGCTAGAAGATTCGCTATCGCTCTCAGAATGCTTGTCTGTGGCTCTACTTTTCCCGGCGTATATTTCGCACTCCGAGCCTACTATCTTTTTTGCCTTCTCAAATGCTTCCTTCCAAACCGATGCATCTTTAACAAACAAAGACATGGAAAGATTAACCGAAGCGCTCTGTTACTTAATGTTCCTACTTCTCCAAGCTATGGTCATGCTTACTTTCGGCATTCGCAAATCGAATAGCCAGTAATTCCGGTTTGAGCTGTTCGTCTGCGTAATCGGCGAGTACGCTCCATACCCATGCTCTATCGCTACCACAATTTGGTTTTAATTCCATCCAGGGTGTTACAAAATGATTGGCGCAGATTTTATATGTCTTGTCTCTACGCATCACAACCCTAACTGTATTTTTTATGTTGTGTCTTAACAATTTTACTTCTCCTGTCCCGCGTTCTTTCCATTCCGCAGGGTTAGTGGACGAATCGTAACGGTACAATTTTGCTCTCCTACAAGTGAAACATTATTATATTCGCACAGGATACCCACATCAGTATCAAATATAAAATCTGTGAATGACGGTCGATGGcctgaatttacatttttatcatTTCAACCTCATCCTCTTCGTTGTTGGAGACTTCTATTAATGGTAAGGTAATAATTGGCTCAAAATGTATGTCATTTTCATTAGTGTCCTCTTCGTTCTCTTGAGATTCACAGTTAACGCTTTTCGCGTCGACATGGTCACCATTTAACTACGAGTGCACATAAATTAAAGTCAAATAGTCAAATTCTCATACTTAATCTCGTCTCAATAAATCCTTGTATAATTACATTAATCTATCGacgacaataaaattattcgagGCCATTAAAACTGTTTCTTCGATAAGGATAGAACGTAGGCATTTTAAACTAAACGAAAATACCTATACGATTGATATGTTGCAGTTTATTTCAACACGAACGCGGCGATCTAACCTACAGCgtcagtttaaattttttaaataagcaaCAACAACCATTCTTCTCTC
This portion of the Andrena cerasifolii isolate SP2316 chromosome 9, iyAndCera1_principal, whole genome shotgun sequence genome encodes:
- the LOC143373310 gene encoding ran-specific GTPase-activating protein — translated: MPENVLNGDHVDAKSVNCESQENEEDTNENDIHFEPIITLPLIEVSNNEEDEVEMIKMRAKLYRYDSSTNPAEWKERGTGEVKLLRHNIKNTVRVVMRRDKTYKICANHFVTPWMELKPNCGSDRAWVWSVLADYADEQLKPELLAIRFANAENASVWKEAFEKAKKIVGSECEIYAGKSRATDKHSESDSESSSDVSYSESTDNEEQTKKTTEDGSLKVQNNEVGKSDDIAKQTKTEESMDKVSHELEQLQVKELGGKK